Proteins from a genomic interval of Lysobacter arenosi:
- a CDS encoding VIT1/CCC1 transporter family protein, translated as MSSKRHSSLMHRYLDPATSLAEVLFGLIMTLTFTLGAGIIIEDEGREGARELLIALIGCNLAWGIIDAAMYLVGVLFDRGRKRRLARAIRASPDDRAASSVVAGELDELLGEVMAEGDRQTLYARIAAHLRTRQEAPVALHRSDYLGAFTSFWLVVLSSVPAAVPFLLIDDARLALRTSNAVLLVLLFATGHAWSRYTLGKPWLVGLCFLVGGAALVALAIALGG; from the coding sequence ATGAGCAGCAAGCGCCATTCTTCGCTCATGCACCGATACCTCGACCCGGCGACGAGCCTGGCCGAAGTGCTGTTCGGCCTGATCATGACGCTGACCTTCACCCTGGGCGCCGGCATCATCATCGAGGACGAAGGGCGCGAAGGGGCGCGCGAGCTGCTGATCGCGCTGATCGGCTGCAATCTGGCCTGGGGCATCATCGATGCGGCGATGTACCTGGTCGGCGTGCTGTTCGATCGCGGCAGGAAGCGCCGGCTGGCGCGGGCGATTCGTGCCTCGCCCGACGATCGTGCCGCGAGTTCCGTCGTGGCAGGCGAGCTCGACGAGCTGCTGGGCGAGGTGATGGCGGAAGGCGACAGGCAGACCCTGTACGCGCGAATTGCCGCCCACCTGCGCACCCGCCAGGAAGCACCGGTGGCGCTGCACCGATCCGACTACCTGGGTGCGTTCACCAGCTTCTGGCTGGTCGTGCTGAGCAGCGTGCCGGCCGCCGTGCCTTTCCTGCTGATCGACGATGCGCGGTTGGCCTTGCGCACATCCAACGCGGTACTGCTGGTGCTGTTGTTCGCCACTGGCCATGCCTGGTCGCGCTACACGCTAGGCAAGCCGTGGCTGGTCGGACTGTGCTTCCTGGTCGGGGGCGCGGCGCTGGTGGCCCTGGCCATCGCGCTGGGCGGCTAG
- a CDS encoding MFS transporter, with translation MFFNAVMPQFEAMTLSALGQRNHDYGRIRMWGSIGFLIVAGSYGWLLDRLGNDAFVWLTLPWLLLTVAASWLHRGDRPLPALVSDVPRQALWRRPGVRRLLLVAMLMQLGFGPFYVFFTLHLQAQGHDGFAVGLLWAIGVLCEILMFWQAPRLVQRFGAQRLMTACLVATALRWVMVALLGGSFAWMALAQTGHALSFAAFHAGCMRRMAELFPERRDMAAAQGMLYGFSGGIGGVTGAGIAAVGWQHGGGHLAFLLGAAVAVMALLMHVVPVRALRPQAAA, from the coding sequence CTGTTCTTCAACGCGGTGATGCCGCAGTTCGAAGCGATGACCTTGTCGGCACTGGGCCAGCGCAATCACGACTACGGCCGCATCCGCATGTGGGGTTCGATCGGCTTCCTCATCGTCGCCGGCAGTTACGGCTGGTTGCTCGACCGGCTCGGCAACGACGCCTTTGTCTGGTTGACCCTGCCCTGGTTGCTGCTCACGGTTGCGGCCTCCTGGCTGCACCGCGGCGACCGCCCCCTTCCCGCCCTCGTCTCCGATGTTCCCCGGCAGGCGCTATGGCGCCGGCCGGGTGTGCGCCGCCTGCTGCTGGTGGCGATGCTCATGCAGCTGGGATTCGGTCCGTTCTATGTGTTCTTCACCCTGCACCTGCAGGCTCAGGGCCACGACGGCTTCGCCGTCGGCTTGCTCTGGGCCATCGGCGTGCTGTGCGAGATCCTGATGTTCTGGCAGGCGCCGCGGCTAGTGCAGCGATTCGGTGCGCAACGCCTGATGACGGCATGCCTGGTCGCCACCGCGCTGCGCTGGGTCATGGTGGCCCTGCTCGGCGGCTCCTTCGCATGGATGGCGCTGGCGCAGACCGGGCACGCGCTCAGTTTCGCCGCCTTCCACGCGGGCTGCATGCGGCGCATGGCCGAACTCTTCCCCGAGCGGCGCGACATGGCCGCGGCACAGGGCATGCTTTACGGCTTCAGTGGCGGTATCGGCGGCGTCACCGGCGCCGGCATCGCCGCCGTGGGCTGGCAGCACGGCGGTGGTCACCTCGCCTTCCTGCTCGGCGCGGCGGTCGCGGTGATGGCCTTGCTGATGCACGTGGTGCCGGTGCGCGCGTTGCGCCCGCAAGCCGCGGCCTGA
- the sbcB gene encoding exodeoxyribonuclease I, with product MPASFLFYDLETFGADPRTSRIAQFAAIRTDADLNQIDEPISFFVKPADDLLPSPGATMVTGITPQHAMREGVNEAAAFAQIFEEMARPETCSLGYNSLRFDDEFVRYGFFRNFFDAYEREWRGGNSRWDLLDVLRLAHALRPEGLVWPKREDGATSFRLEHLAEANGVREGDAHEALSDVRALIGLARKLKAAQPRLWDYALKLRDKRYAATLMDVVAMTPLLNVSQRFPASRLCSAAVLPIARHPHIDSRVIVFDLAQDPEPLLQLDAEAIAARLYTRTADLAEGEERIALKEVHSNRSPALVAWDHLRAPDFERLQIDPAEVERRAARIREAGPALVEKVRQVFARERERVAPDQDASLYDGFIGDGDKRLFAQVRTTPPEALGEREFAFRDARLPGILFRYRARNWPQTLSAEERAGWDEFRRQRLYTDTGLAEYGFDRFAAEIAELRTVHAAAPDKLALLDRLEAWGGDIAASLNPVSASPVFEHSP from the coding sequence ATGCCTGCCAGCTTCCTCTTCTACGACCTGGAAACCTTCGGCGCCGACCCGCGCACTTCGCGCATCGCCCAGTTCGCGGCGATCCGCACCGATGCCGATCTCAACCAGATCGATGAGCCGATCAGCTTCTTCGTCAAGCCAGCCGACGACCTGCTGCCGTCGCCGGGCGCGACGATGGTCACCGGCATCACGCCGCAGCACGCCATGCGCGAGGGCGTCAACGAGGCTGCCGCGTTCGCCCAGATCTTCGAGGAGATGGCGCGGCCGGAGACCTGCAGCCTGGGTTACAACTCGCTGCGTTTCGACGACGAGTTCGTCCGCTACGGCTTCTTCCGCAACTTCTTCGACGCCTACGAGCGCGAGTGGCGCGGCGGCAATTCGCGCTGGGACCTACTCGACGTGTTGCGCCTCGCCCACGCCCTGCGTCCGGAAGGCCTGGTGTGGCCCAAACGCGAGGATGGCGCCACCTCGTTCCGCCTCGAACACCTGGCCGAAGCCAACGGCGTGCGCGAGGGCGATGCGCACGAAGCGCTCTCCGACGTGCGCGCACTGATCGGCCTCGCCCGCAAGCTCAAGGCCGCGCAGCCGCGCCTGTGGGACTACGCGCTAAAGCTGCGCGACAAACGCTACGCGGCGACCCTGATGGACGTGGTGGCGATGACTCCGCTGCTCAACGTCTCCCAGCGTTTCCCCGCCAGCCGCCTGTGCTCGGCGGCGGTGCTGCCCATCGCGCGCCACCCGCACATCGACAGCCGGGTGATCGTGTTCGACCTGGCGCAGGATCCCGAGCCGCTGTTGCAGCTCGATGCCGAAGCCATCGCCGCACGCCTGTACACGCGCACGGCCGACTTGGCCGAAGGCGAGGAACGGATCGCGCTGAAGGAAGTGCACAGCAACCGCAGCCCGGCCCTGGTTGCCTGGGATCACCTGCGGGCGCCGGATTTCGAGCGCCTGCAGATCGACCCCGCCGAAGTGGAGCGGCGTGCGGCGCGGATCCGCGAGGCGGGCCCGGCGCTGGTGGAGAAGGTCCGCCAGGTGTTCGCCCGCGAGCGCGAGCGGGTCGCACCCGACCAGGATGCCTCGCTCTACGACGGCTTCATCGGCGACGGCGACAAGCGCCTGTTCGCACAGGTACGCACTACGCCGCCCGAGGCACTGGGCGAACGCGAGTTCGCATTCCGCGATGCGCGATTGCCAGGCATCCTGTTCCGTTACCGCGCGCGCAACTGGCCACAGACCCTGTCGGCCGAAGAGCGTGCGGGCTGGGACGAGTTCCGGCGCCAGCGCCTCTACACCGACACCGGACTGGCCGAGTACGGCTTCGACCGTTTTGCTGCCGAGATCGCCGAGCTGCGCACCGTCCACGCCGCCGCCCCCGACAAGCTGGCCCTGCTCGACCGCCTGGAAGCCTGGGGCGGTGACATCGCGGCCAGCCTGAACCCTGTCTCTGCGTCCCCCGTGTTCGAACACTCGCCATGA